From the Gammaproteobacteria bacterium genome, the window GGTGTGGTAGACCCTACAGGCTACTCGTCCTACGGCATCGGTAAAGTAACCGACGGTATCGGGCCAGAAACGCCAGATTATCTTAGTGGGGTCGTGGAGTTCTGATGAATCAGGCGCAATTTCCTTGGCGGTGACAGGAAAGGCAAGCGGCCAGGAACGATTGGCGCGTACCGCCTCCATGAATTCCGTAGTAATCAACAACGATAAATTAAATTGACGCAGGCGGCCCGCTTCGCGTTTTGCGCGGATGAAGTCGATCACATCAGGATGTCCCACATCAAAGGTGGCCATTTGCGCCCCGCGTCGGCCTCCAGCGGAAGACACCGTAAAGCACATCTTGTCATAGATGTCCATAAAGGATAGCGGCCCGGAGGTGTGGGATCCCGATCCAGAGACATAGGCACCGCGCGGGCGGAGGGTGGAAAATTCATAACCCGTACCCGCGCCTGCCTTGAGTGTCAATCCCGCCTCATGGACTTTGGCAAGAATGTCGTCCATTGAATCGCGAATAGTGCCGGATACCGTGCAATTAATCGTCGAGGTCGCGGGTTTATGCTCCCAAGCACCGGCATTGGAGACAACCCGTCCGGCTGGGATGGCACCGCAGCGAAGCACCCACAGGAATTTCTCAAACCACTCCTCGCGTTTTTCTATCGTTTGTTCCACCTCAGCCAGCGCCCGCGCCACTCGCCTGAAGGTATCATCTATGGCATGGTCAATGACCTCGCCGTCCTTGGACCGAAGTCGATACTTTTTATCCCAGATATCCAGAGAAGCATGTTGGAACGGTATATCAACGATACTGTTAGGTACGGCCTTGAGATGTGTGGGCTTCATGACCGATTGTTTCACTATCGCCAGGGTGGCGGAAAAGGGGTAAAATTTTACACGGGATAAAGTACACAGTTCGACGCTGCCATCCGATTGTATAACTACAGAACGACACACAATATATTGTGTTTATTCGTTAAGAACGATAAGCCACACGAAGGTTCTAGTCAATATCACCAAAGACTGATACATTTATATATATCAATAAGTTATCGAATACTAAAAGAATCAAGAAGATAATAAATGGCTGTCTCAACTAACTGTGACAACACAATATGTTGTGTTTTGCATTTTTGGGTAGCAGTTATCTTGTAAATTACCTCACTGCTAAAGCCGGTGGCTTTATGGATAAAGTCTGGTTTACCAGCCTGAGCCACAAAACATCGTGGCTACATTGCAACGAAGTACAAGACTCACCTACTAAGGCTTCCTCCTGCCTGTCGGCAGACAGGCAGTTCGTAGTTCTGAAAGCTGTAGGTGCAGATAACCTTTAGGGGTAGGACGAAACGGTTTGTCGCAAGGTTCAAAATCTTGTCCTGCGCGAAGTCGCAGGAATCGAACTGAAGCTGCGTTGCAACTTTGGCGAGGGGATCGGGCCGAAAGGCTCCGTCACCAGGGCCGCGTAAGGGCTGGCAACCGTGAAAGACCGGCAACTTCACTTCAACCTTAACTGCAAAAACAAACAGGAGGCGGCGCTTTCTCCCCCATGGCTCAAGTCAGGGGTTTTCGCGCCGAATTTGGATGATTATCAAAATTCTATTCATTACGGTGCTTGTTTATGAATAAGAACGCTACGAATACCAATTTGGTTGAGGATTTAGGTGTCAGCATAAAAAAACGTGCTGAAATCCTTGATCAAACAAAATGGGTTCATGATTTTTCCTGGATAGAGATTGAAACGCTTGCAACCTATCTACGACTCAATAACGCGGTAAAAAATTCTGTTATCTTAAAGGAAGGAGTTGGTGAGCATTTTCTGGCTATTATTGTGCATGGAACCGTTGGAATTTATAAACAGGATCCAGAAAATCATCTCAAAGAACTCGCCATCATTGGTCCTGGACAAACGATTGGAGAAATGTCCATGATTGATGGAAGTCAATGTTCGGCAACGGTTATCGCAACGGAT encodes:
- a CDS encoding Cyclic nucleotide-binding protein, whose protein sequence is MNKNATNTNLVEDLGVSIKKRAEILDQTKWVHDFSWIEIETLATYLRLNNAVKNSVILKEGVGEHFLAIIVHGTVGIYKQDPENHLKELAIIGPGQTIGEMSMIDGSQCSATVIATDNLSVLTMSKTAMNNLINEKPNVAIKFILKIARILSQRLRMTSSNLVDLL